In the Pseudolabrys taiwanensis genome, one interval contains:
- a CDS encoding D-alanine--D-alanine ligase, giving the protein MTVTKHVAVLMGGWSSEREVSLRSGKACADALARTGKYKVTPVDVTRDIAATLTALGPDVALNVLHGRPGEDGTLQGILEILGIPYSHSGVMASSVAMRKDVAKTLLAAAGVPMPGGCIANRFEAAKQHLLPPPYVIKPIAEGSSVGVFIVREDHAHPPQELTRPDWHFGEMVMVEPYIAGKELTCAVMGDKALGVIEIVPTVKFYDYEAKYAPGGSKHILPAPVSDEVYAACQKYALLAHDALGCRGVTRTDFRYDDTKPGLEGFGCLEVNTQPGMTETSLVPEMAQHAGVSFEELVSWMVEDASLDR; this is encoded by the coding sequence ATTACCGTCACGAAGCATGTCGCCGTTCTGATGGGCGGCTGGTCCTCGGAGCGCGAGGTGTCCCTGCGCTCCGGCAAGGCCTGCGCCGACGCGCTCGCGCGCACCGGCAAGTATAAGGTCACGCCCGTGGACGTGACGCGCGATATCGCCGCGACGCTCACCGCGCTCGGGCCCGACGTCGCTTTGAACGTTCTGCACGGCCGGCCGGGCGAGGACGGCACGTTGCAGGGCATCCTGGAGATTCTCGGTATCCCGTACAGTCATTCGGGGGTCATGGCCTCCTCGGTCGCGATGCGCAAGGACGTTGCCAAGACGCTGCTCGCCGCGGCCGGCGTGCCGATGCCGGGCGGCTGCATCGCCAATCGCTTCGAGGCGGCCAAGCAGCATCTGCTGCCCCCGCCTTACGTCATCAAGCCCATCGCCGAAGGTTCGAGCGTCGGCGTCTTCATCGTGCGCGAGGATCACGCGCATCCGCCGCAGGAGCTCACGCGGCCCGATTGGCATTTCGGCGAGATGGTGATGGTCGAGCCCTACATCGCGGGCAAGGAACTGACTTGCGCGGTGATGGGCGACAAGGCACTCGGCGTGATCGAGATCGTGCCGACGGTGAAGTTCTACGACTACGAAGCCAAATATGCGCCGGGCGGCTCCAAGCATATCCTGCCGGCGCCGGTGTCGGACGAGGTCTATGCCGCGTGCCAGAAATACGCGCTGCTCGCGCATGACGCGCTCGGTTGCCGCGGCGTCACGCGCACCGACTTCCGCTATGACGACACCAAGCCGGGTCTGGAAGGCTTTGGCTGCCTGGAAGTGAACACGCAGCCGGGCATGACCGAGACGTCGCTGGTGCCGGAGATGGCGCAGCATGCCGGCGTCAGCTTTGAAGAGTTGGTATCTTGGATGGTCGAGGACGCCTCGCTCGATCGGTGA
- a CDS encoding putative bifunctional diguanylate cyclase/phosphodiesterase yields MRRLSITALKKAIAPHRAMVPEVLLWLAVVAVATLIAWAYDVLPNPPEVPTRDFIIETDEIFALALLICIGLLVLSWRFLLIQRREVARRIAAERRAREMALEDALTGLPNRRRFDDELKNALAALPGKDATHAVFMLDLTGFKHINDVYGHGIGDEVLINVAMRLRAAVRAGDLVARFGGDEFAILAQQLSGTEEVTNIALRVIKELEQPIATGPLLHHVGLGIGIALIPRDGTDAVEVLRKADIALYRAKSERESASRFYDQDMDARIRERDVIDRDLQAAIDNDAIQPRFQPLVDLKTKRVVGFEALPRWEHPTLGDIAPDRFVPIAESSGLIEELTDHLLRLAARAARQWPADVTLSFNISAVQLKDRDLGARILSILSEEGLPPQRLEIELTEAALVRDLEAAQKVLGMLGEAGVHIVVDDFGTGYSSLYHLRNLKFDKIKIGRTFIDRMEREPEAMALVRALLGFGQGLGLTVTADGVKEPDQVKMLQQNGCKQAQGYLFGEPMTAAATVPFIGARQEEAAAQR; encoded by the coding sequence ATGCGAAGGCTGTCGATAACCGCGCTGAAGAAGGCCATTGCCCCGCACCGGGCGATGGTGCCGGAAGTGTTGCTCTGGCTCGCGGTGGTCGCCGTCGCGACACTGATCGCCTGGGCCTACGACGTCCTGCCCAATCCGCCCGAAGTTCCGACGCGCGACTTCATCATCGAGACGGACGAGATATTCGCCCTGGCGCTGCTCATCTGCATCGGGCTGCTCGTTCTGTCGTGGCGGTTTCTGCTCATTCAGCGCCGCGAGGTGGCGCGGCGTATCGCCGCCGAGCGGCGCGCGCGCGAAATGGCGCTGGAGGATGCGCTGACCGGCTTGCCGAACCGGCGACGCTTCGACGACGAACTCAAGAACGCTCTCGCCGCCTTGCCGGGCAAGGACGCGACGCATGCGGTGTTCATGCTCGACCTGACCGGCTTCAAGCACATCAACGACGTTTACGGTCATGGCATCGGTGACGAGGTGCTTATCAATGTGGCGATGCGCCTTCGCGCGGCGGTGCGAGCCGGCGATCTCGTCGCGCGCTTCGGCGGCGACGAATTCGCCATCCTGGCGCAGCAACTCTCCGGCACCGAAGAGGTCACCAACATCGCGCTGCGCGTGATCAAGGAACTGGAGCAGCCCATCGCGACCGGGCCGTTGCTTCATCACGTCGGCCTCGGCATCGGCATCGCCCTCATCCCCCGCGACGGCACCGATGCCGTCGAAGTGCTGCGTAAAGCCGACATCGCGCTCTATCGCGCGAAGTCGGAGCGCGAGTCGGCCTCGCGCTTCTACGACCAGGACATGGACGCGCGTATCCGCGAGCGCGACGTCATCGATCGCGACCTGCAGGCCGCGATCGATAACGATGCCATTCAGCCGCGCTTCCAGCCGCTCGTCGATTTGAAGACGAAGCGCGTGGTCGGCTTCGAAGCGCTGCCGCGCTGGGAGCACCCGACGCTCGGCGATATCGCGCCCGACCGCTTCGTGCCGATCGCCGAAAGCTCGGGTCTCATCGAGGAACTGACCGATCATTTGCTGCGGCTGGCGGCGCGGGCCGCGCGGCAATGGCCGGCCGATGTGACGCTGTCGTTCAACATCTCCGCGGTGCAGCTCAAGGACCGCGATCTCGGCGCGCGCATCCTGTCGATTTTGTCGGAAGAAGGATTGCCGCCGCAGCGCCTCGAAATCGAGCTCACCGAGGCGGCGCTGGTGCGCGATCTCGAGGCGGCGCAGAAGGTGCTCGGCATGCTCGGCGAAGCCGGTGTGCACATCGTCGTCGACGACTTCGGCACCGGCTATTCGAGCCTCTATCACCTGCGCAATCTCAAGTTCGACAAGATCAAGATCGGCCGCACCTTCATCGACCGGATGGAGCGCGAGCCGGAAGCCATGGCGCTGGTGCGCGCATTGCTCGGCTTCGGCCAGGGGCTCGGCCTCACCGTCACCGCCGACGGCGTCAAGGAACCGGACCAGGTCAAGATGCTGCAGCAGAACGGCTGCAAGCAGGCGCAAGGCTATCTGTTCGGCGAGCCGATGACGGCCGCCGCGACGGTGCCGTTCATCGGCGCGCGGCAAGAAGAGGCGGCCGCGCAACGCTGA
- a CDS encoding DUF4239 domain-containing protein yields MINIWLDLPFAGVFAVLIVFYTVTAVAIVWVSFGPLLGERVRRFEGVVGPFFGSVGILFALLTGFLAGDIADRNRQAARAVQVEAGELRNIYALSVASASDMHDIRTAWSAYVQAAIKDDWPAMAHGEQAASANAAYDALLREVSEPKIATESGAAVHAALMSATVRMGTARSDRLAVAADRTSTLKWEIVLLLGVMTQIAVGVVHLTKRNPQIAALVVFSVAAVIALGLIGLQERPFAGEVRIQPTALQEVAKMQLQPGG; encoded by the coding sequence GTGATCAACATCTGGCTGGATCTGCCCTTTGCGGGCGTTTTCGCAGTGCTCATCGTCTTTTACACGGTCACCGCGGTGGCGATCGTCTGGGTCAGCTTCGGCCCTCTCCTGGGCGAGCGCGTCAGACGGTTCGAGGGCGTCGTCGGACCGTTCTTCGGTTCCGTCGGCATCCTGTTCGCGTTGCTCACAGGGTTCCTCGCCGGCGACATCGCCGATCGTAACCGCCAAGCCGCGCGCGCCGTGCAGGTGGAAGCCGGCGAGCTGCGCAACATCTACGCGCTCAGCGTCGCGTCGGCCTCCGACATGCACGACATTCGCACGGCCTGGAGCGCCTATGTGCAGGCCGCGATCAAGGACGACTGGCCGGCGATGGCCCACGGCGAACAGGCCGCTTCGGCCAACGCGGCCTACGACGCGCTGCTGCGCGAGGTGAGCGAGCCGAAGATCGCCACGGAGTCTGGCGCCGCGGTGCACGCCGCGTTGATGTCGGCGACCGTGCGCATGGGCACGGCGCGATCCGACCGCCTGGCCGTCGCCGCCGACCGCACCAGCACGCTCAAATGGGAGATCGTGCTCCTGCTCGGCGTGATGACGCAGATCGCCGTCGGCGTCGTGCATCTGACCAAGCGCAACCCGCAAATCGCCGCGCTCGTCGTGTTCTCCGTGGCGGCGGTGATCGCGCTCGGGTTGATCGGGCTGCAGGAACGGCCGTTCGCGGGCGAGGTGCGCATTCAGCCCACCGCGTTGCAGGAAGTCGCGAAGATGCAGCTGCAGCCCGGCGGTTGA
- a CDS encoding chloride channel protein, which produces MKQQVWSERRRRSVRVTSARWQRRGIFLLGGVVVGIVAVALAVLADWAQEAFNAVLAHSRYASLVITPAGFALSIFLTRRFFQNAQGSGIPQAIAARQLSDQAARGRLVSIRIAIGKVLLTLLGLLCGASVGREGPTVQVGASIMFAIGRFSPRRQPGLILAGAAAGVAAAFNTPLAGIVFGIEEMSRAFETRTSGLIIAAVIAAGLTSLALVGNYSYFGSTPTMLRNGIDWLAVPICGVVGGLAGGLFSRIVIVTARGLPGVVGAALKRHPVLLAAGCGLAVALCGIASGDTVYGTGYAQVKAALEGAAPLTSDFAVFKFLATVLSAVSGIPGGIFAPSLAVGAGIGSDIAQLFPTAPIGPIILLGMVAYFAGVVQAPITAFVIVTEMTDNHTMVVPLMAAAFIAYGTSRLICPEGIYHALAKGYAVGPAKSAPA; this is translated from the coding sequence ATGAAGCAGCAGGTTTGGTCGGAGCGGCGTAGACGCAGCGTGCGGGTCACATCGGCGCGCTGGCAGCGTCGTGGCATCTTCCTGCTCGGCGGCGTCGTTGTCGGCATCGTCGCCGTCGCGCTCGCCGTGCTTGCGGACTGGGCGCAGGAAGCGTTCAACGCCGTTTTGGCGCATTCGCGCTACGCCTCGCTCGTCATCACGCCGGCGGGCTTCGCGCTGTCGATCTTCCTCACCCGCCGCTTCTTCCAGAACGCGCAAGGCAGCGGCATTCCGCAGGCGATCGCCGCGCGGCAGCTGTCCGATCAAGCCGCACGCGGGCGCCTGGTATCGATCCGCATCGCCATCGGCAAAGTGCTGTTGACGCTGCTCGGCCTTCTGTGCGGCGCATCTGTCGGCCGTGAAGGCCCGACTGTACAGGTTGGCGCCTCGATCATGTTCGCGATCGGCCGGTTCTCGCCGCGACGACAGCCCGGTCTCATTCTGGCCGGTGCGGCGGCCGGCGTCGCCGCCGCCTTCAACACGCCGCTCGCCGGTATCGTCTTCGGCATCGAGGAGATGAGCCGCGCCTTTGAGACGCGCACCAGCGGCCTGATCATCGCGGCGGTGATCGCCGCCGGTCTCACCTCGCTGGCGCTGGTCGGCAACTACTCGTATTTCGGCTCGACGCCGACGATGCTGCGCAATGGCATCGACTGGCTGGCGGTCCCGATCTGCGGCGTCGTCGGCGGTTTGGCCGGCGGCCTGTTCAGCCGCATCGTCATCGTGACGGCACGCGGCCTGCCGGGCGTCGTCGGCGCCGCGCTCAAGCGCCATCCGGTGCTGCTGGCCGCTGGCTGCGGTCTCGCGGTGGCGCTCTGCGGCATCGCCTCCGGCGACACGGTGTACGGTACCGGCTACGCGCAAGTGAAGGCCGCGCTCGAAGGCGCTGCGCCGCTGACGTCGGACTTCGCGGTGTTCAAATTTCTCGCCACCGTATTGTCGGCGGTGAGCGGCATCCCCGGCGGAATCTTCGCGCCCTCGCTGGCGGTCGGCGCCGGCATCGGCTCCGATATCGCACAGTTATTCCCGACCGCGCCGATCGGCCCCATCATCCTGCTCGGCATGGTCGCCTATTTCGCCGGCGTGGTGCAGGCGCCGATCACCGCCTTCGTCATCGTCACCGAAATGACCGACAATCACACGATGGTGGTGCCGTTGATGGCGGCGGCTTTCATCGCCTACGGCACGTCGCGGCTGATCTGCCCGGAGGGCATCTACCACGCGCTTGCAAAAGGGTATGCTGTCGGCCCGGCCAAATCCGCGCCAGCCTGA